The Musa acuminata AAA Group cultivar baxijiao chromosome BXJ2-2, Cavendish_Baxijiao_AAA, whole genome shotgun sequence genome has a segment encoding these proteins:
- the LOC104000242 gene encoding transcription factor TGAL5 isoform X1, whose protein sequence is MVQEGEEETRMANHRVGETGLSDSGPSTRSVADGIHGTTPQAATNFFDQEGAAYFGELEKALMQGVDGIRETEEDTKAFFATRPATLEIFPSWPMRSQQTPRGKTRSANSTDLGSAQDTTTSHLGSDSTASRRASSDQSADQEQAMMTMMIAGDGSITGTTPTSQLASQEKRKLTGSAAGKDGKKLDAKTLRRLAQNREAARKSRLRKKAYVQQLESSRIRLQQLEHDLQRARSQGLFLGVAGSANGAVTSGAAMFDVEYARWLDENCKHMSDLRGAMQAYLPDGNLGVIVDQCIANYDELFRMKEIVAKSDVFHLLNGTWMTPAERCFLWMGGFRPSELLEILMPHLDPLTEQQLLVIGNLRLSSRQAEEALSQGLEQLHRSLSDTVTGDSLSDGVDVGNYMGHMALALGKLANLEGFVRQADNLRQQTLHQLRRNLTIKQAARCFLAIGEYYTRLRALSSLWASRPRQSLIVHDSVVSSATDLQIVHQPLQNHFTSF, encoded by the exons ATGGtgcaagagggagaagaagaaactCGGATGGCAAATCATAGAGTCGGTGAAACTGGCCTTTCTGATTCTGGACCTTCAACTCGATCAGTCGCTGATGGAATTCATGGCACCACTCCTCAAGCTGCGACTAATTTCTT TGATCAGGAAGGAGCTGCCTACTTTGGGGAGTTGGAAAAGGCTCTCATGCAGGGAGTAGACGGCATAAGAGAAACCGAAGAAGACACAAAGG CCTTTTTCGCAACCAGGCCAGCGACACTTGAGATCTTCCCATCATGGCCAATGAGATCCCAGCAAACTCCCAGA GGGAAGACACGATCGGCAAACAGCACCGATCTGGGCTCGGCTCAAGACACCACCACATCTCATCTAGGATCAGACTCTACAGCAAGCAGAAGGGCTTCTTCGGACCAGTCTGCTGACCAGGAGCAggcgatgatgacgatgatgatcgcAGGCGACGGCTCCATCACAGGAACGACACCAACTTCTCAACTCGCATCCCAAGAGAAG AGAAAGTTGACTGGTTCAGCTGCAGGAAAAGATGGAAAGAAACTTGATGCtaag ACGTTAAGACGCCTAGCTCAAAATCGAGAGGCAGCAAGAAAGAGCCGGCTGAGGAAAAAG GCTTACGTGCAACAATTAGAGTCCAGTAGAATTAGACTTCAGCAGTTAGAGCACGATCTCCAGCGAGCAAGATCACAG GGTCTCTTCTTAGGAGTGGCAGGCAGCGCAAATGGAGCTGTCACTTCCG GCGCAGCGATGTTTGACGTGGAATATGCTCGATGGCTGGACGAGAACTGCAAGCACATGTCCGACCTTCGAGGTGCAATGCAGGCTTACCTCCCCGACGGCAATCTTGGTGTAATCGTAGATCAATGCATCGCGAACTACGATGAGCTCTTCCGTATGAAAGAAATTGTTGCGAAATCCGACGTATTCCACCTCTTGAATGGTACATGGATGACTCCAGCGGAGCGCTGTTTCCTGTGGATGGGTGGGTTTAGGCCCTCTGAGCTCCTCGAG ATACTGATGCCTCATCTTGATCCATTGACGGAGCAACAGCTACTGGTGATCGGCAACCTGCGGCTCTCGTCGCGGCAGGCGGAGGAGGCTCTCTCGCAGGGCCTCGAGCAGCTTCACCGGTCTTTGTCTGACACCGTCACCGGCGATTCTCTCAGCGACGGCGTCGATGTCGGAAATTACATGGGCCACATGGCTCTTGCACTGGGGAAGCTGGCCAACCTCGAAGGATTCGTCCGCCAG GCTGATAACCTGAGACAACAAACGTTGCACCAGTTGCGTCGGAACTTGACGATCAAGCAAGCAGCAAGATGTTTCCTAGCGATCGGAGAATATTATACTCGTCTGCGTGCTCTGAGCTCTCTGTGGGCTTCTCGCCCTCGGCA GAGCTTAATCGTTCATGACAGTGTTGTCTCATCAGCGACAGACCTGCAGATTGTTCATCAACCACTGCAGAATCATTTTACTTCCTTCTGA
- the LOC135604916 gene encoding CEN-like protein 2 encodes MARLSDILAVGRVIGEVIDSFHPSVRMTVTYNSSKLVCNGHEFYPSAVVSEPRVEVQCGDMRSFFTLVMTDPDVPGPSDPYLREHVHWIVTDIPGTPDASLGKEVVGYESPRPSIGIHRFVFVLFQQKRRQSVVAPPPSRDRFNTRRFAQENDLGLPVAAVYFNAQRETAARRR; translated from the exons ATGGCGAGGCTGTCGGATATACTGGCCGTCGGGCGGGTGATCGGAGAAGTCATCGACTCGTTCCACCCGAGCGTGAGGATGACGGTGACCTACAACTCCAGTAAGCTGGTCTGCAATGGCCATGAGTTCTACCCCTCTGCGGTTGTGTCCGAACCCAGAGTGGAGGTCCAATGTGGTGACATGAGGTCCTTCTTTACCCTG GTGATGACGGACCCAGATGTGCCAGGCCCTAGTGATCCATACCTGAGGGAGCACGTCCACTG GATTGTGACGGACATACCCGGCACTCCCGATGCGTCCTTGG GGAAGGAGGTGGTGGGCTACGAGAGCCCCAGGCCCAGCATCGGCATCCACCGCTTCGTCTTTGTACTCTTCCAGCAGAAGCGGAGACAGTCGGTGGTGGCGCCGCCGCCGTCGCGGGACCGCTTCAATACCCGCCGCTTCGCCCAGGAGAACGACCTCGGCCTCCCGGTCGCCGCCGTCTACTTCAACGCTCAGAGGGAGACGGCCGCCCGGCGGCGCTGA
- the LOC104000242 gene encoding transcription factor TGAL5 isoform X2 has translation MANEIPANSQSKGKTRSANSTDLGSAQDTTTSHLGSDSTASRRASSDQSADQEQAMMTMMIAGDGSITGTTPTSQLASQEKRKLTGSAAGKDGKKLDAKTLRRLAQNREAARKSRLRKKAYVQQLESSRIRLQQLEHDLQRARSQGLFLGVAGSANGAVTSGAAMFDVEYARWLDENCKHMSDLRGAMQAYLPDGNLGVIVDQCIANYDELFRMKEIVAKSDVFHLLNGTWMTPAERCFLWMGGFRPSELLEILMPHLDPLTEQQLLVIGNLRLSSRQAEEALSQGLEQLHRSLSDTVTGDSLSDGVDVGNYMGHMALALGKLANLEGFVRQADNLRQQTLHQLRRNLTIKQAARCFLAIGEYYTRLRALSSLWASRPRQSLIVHDSVVSSATDLQIVHQPLQNHFTSF, from the exons ATGGCCAATGAGATCCCAGCAAACTCCCAGAGTAAG GGGAAGACACGATCGGCAAACAGCACCGATCTGGGCTCGGCTCAAGACACCACCACATCTCATCTAGGATCAGACTCTACAGCAAGCAGAAGGGCTTCTTCGGACCAGTCTGCTGACCAGGAGCAggcgatgatgacgatgatgatcgcAGGCGACGGCTCCATCACAGGAACGACACCAACTTCTCAACTCGCATCCCAAGAGAAG AGAAAGTTGACTGGTTCAGCTGCAGGAAAAGATGGAAAGAAACTTGATGCtaag ACGTTAAGACGCCTAGCTCAAAATCGAGAGGCAGCAAGAAAGAGCCGGCTGAGGAAAAAG GCTTACGTGCAACAATTAGAGTCCAGTAGAATTAGACTTCAGCAGTTAGAGCACGATCTCCAGCGAGCAAGATCACAG GGTCTCTTCTTAGGAGTGGCAGGCAGCGCAAATGGAGCTGTCACTTCCG GCGCAGCGATGTTTGACGTGGAATATGCTCGATGGCTGGACGAGAACTGCAAGCACATGTCCGACCTTCGAGGTGCAATGCAGGCTTACCTCCCCGACGGCAATCTTGGTGTAATCGTAGATCAATGCATCGCGAACTACGATGAGCTCTTCCGTATGAAAGAAATTGTTGCGAAATCCGACGTATTCCACCTCTTGAATGGTACATGGATGACTCCAGCGGAGCGCTGTTTCCTGTGGATGGGTGGGTTTAGGCCCTCTGAGCTCCTCGAG ATACTGATGCCTCATCTTGATCCATTGACGGAGCAACAGCTACTGGTGATCGGCAACCTGCGGCTCTCGTCGCGGCAGGCGGAGGAGGCTCTCTCGCAGGGCCTCGAGCAGCTTCACCGGTCTTTGTCTGACACCGTCACCGGCGATTCTCTCAGCGACGGCGTCGATGTCGGAAATTACATGGGCCACATGGCTCTTGCACTGGGGAAGCTGGCCAACCTCGAAGGATTCGTCCGCCAG GCTGATAACCTGAGACAACAAACGTTGCACCAGTTGCGTCGGAACTTGACGATCAAGCAAGCAGCAAGATGTTTCCTAGCGATCGGAGAATATTATACTCGTCTGCGTGCTCTGAGCTCTCTGTGGGCTTCTCGCCCTCGGCA GAGCTTAATCGTTCATGACAGTGTTGTCTCATCAGCGACAGACCTGCAGATTGTTCATCAACCACTGCAGAATCATTTTACTTCCTTCTGA
- the LOC135605235 gene encoding large ribosomal subunit protein uL1-like, translating into MSKLQSDVLREAISQVVGDSREKKRKFTETVELQIGLKNYDPQKDKRFSGSVKLPHIPRPKMKVCMLGDAQHVEEAEKIGLDYMDVESLKKMNKNKKLVKKLAKKYHAFLASEAIIKQIPRLLGPGLNKAGKFPTLVTHQESLEAKVNETKAMVKFQLKKVLCMGVAVGNCAMEEKQIFQNVQLSVNFLVSLLKKNWQNVRCLYLKSTMGKPYRVF; encoded by the exons ATGAG CAAATTGCAGAGTGATGTTTTGAGGGAAGCAATCTCCCAGGTTGTTGGTGATTCTCGGGAGAAGAAACGAAAATTCACTGAAACAGTTGAGTTGCAAATTGGGCTGAAAAACTATGATCCTCAAAAGGACAAGCGATTCAGTGGATCCGTGAAACTACCTCACATTCCACGTCCGAAAATGAAGGTCTGCATGCTTGGAGATGCTCAACATGTTGAGGAG GCAGAGAAAATTGGCCTTGATTATATGGATGTTGAAAGTTTGAAAAAGATGAACAAAAACAAGAAGCTGGTTAAAAAGCTTGCAAAGAAATACCATGCTTTCCTAGCATCAGAGGCCATCATCAAACAGATCCCTCGTCTTCTTGGCCCTGGTCTTAACAAGGCAG GGAAATTTCCCACATTGGTTACTCACCAAGAATCTCTAGAGGCTAAAGTTAACGAGACAAAAGCAATGGTGAAATTTCAACTCAAGAAAGTTCTTTGCATGGGCGTGGCAGTGGGTAACTGTGCCATGGAGGAGAAGCAGATCTTTCAGAACGTTCAACTCAGCGTAAATTTCCTCGTGTCTTTGCTGAAGAAGAATTGGCAAAAT GTGAGATGCTTGTACCTGAAGAGCACCATGGGGAAGCCATACCGAGTGTTCTAA